AGAAGGGCTCACACCTACACTCTAAGAAACTAACTGCGGGGAGCCCAGTAGGCACGGGCGAGACCACTGGGCTGAATTCCAATCTGGGACTTGCCACTAATCAAAGATTAGAACAATTCTAGGCAATGTTTCCCAAACCTGCCTGATCACGAGAATTCCCCGAAGGATTTGTTAAACATAGGGAGTCCTAAGCGATCCCCAAGTCCTCAAACGTAGCACAGCAGAATCTGTGGAGGTGGGCCCTGGGAAGAAGTTTGGAAAATTCATCCTGAAAAGAGAGTATATCAGCTACCATTGCTTGATAGAATATCCCCTGAGAAATATCAAACCCTGCTGACTCTAAACTTCCATATTTATCAAGTAACCCTTGGGTGTATAAATTGATACTGGAAGTGAATGTACTGCCCTCGGCAGAAAAATCATTCCTAGCTCCTGAGACACCCTGAATAATTGCATGGCATTCTGGGCCACAAAtccctctttttctagtttgatTGTCATGAGTCAGTTCTCCTGTACCTGGAGAAGCtgctacatttattttcttctcttgcaaAGGCGGACAGGTACGCCCTGGACTCTGGCAACTGTCTCATGGAAAAAATGACTCACAAGCAAGGCCTGAGCATCGTTCTTTGAAATCCTTTAAGTTGATTCAACCACCGCCTGTTCCTTTTGCACCTCGTCAAACTTCTTGAATGAAGGATTTTTTAAGCCAGCTTTCCCCATTTCCTCATTAcccaaatcttcctctatttcctatgGGCCAATTTCAttaagtcattcattcaacatatattgagcattccaggcactgtggtagGACCCAGAGAGCATTGAACAAAAAcaggttcctgccctcagggcttATTTATCAGTGGATGAAGGAACACAAGTAAACAAGTAAGTGTCTAACATAATATTATGTGTTCTGGTTGGGGTTGAATTGTGTCACCCCTCAAAAATACATCGAAGTCCTAACTCCTGGTACCTGCGAATGTGACcttccttatttggaaataaagtctttgcagatgtaatcgaATTAAGATAAGGTTGTACTGGATTAGTGAGCCGActtccaatgactggtgtccttataagacggAAATGTGGACAGAGAGAGGAACACAGGgaaaacaccatgtgaagatggaggcagaagttGGAGGGAAGCAGCTGCAAGCCAGGAACACCAAGGagtgccagcaaccaccagaagccaggagggaggcagagaagagagtcTGCCTGGGAGCCTCCGGAAGGAAgaaaccctgctgacacctttattagactctggcctccagaaacgggagagaataaatttctgttgttttaagcctcccaatttgtggtaatatgttatggcagccctaggaaatcaatacagctctgaagaaaaggaaatcacagTAACGGGACAGAGAATAAGAAACGGGTATGGTAGTGGCTTTTTCACACAGGGGGGGTCTTTCTGTGGAGGATAAATCTGAGCACCATGCTGGAGAGGGCCTGTGAGCCATAAGGTGGAGGGATGGGATGGAGATGGctacagaaaaggaggaagagcaaGTGCCGAGGAGGAAGCCACAAGTTGGGAGTGTGTGAGGAGCAAGAAGCTCATGTAGTTGGTAAGGAGCAAGGAGAGGCTGGTGGAGGCCAGATCTCGCGCAGCCCTGTGTGAGCTGTGGGAAAGGATTTGGCTTTTATCTTACTTGTGATGGGAACTACACTCATGAACATACCGAAATGCAAAGGTCCCTAATGGTCTCCAGTGGCAAAATCCAGTGGCCTTTTGTCCTTGTTTCTCCTCTTGGACTTCCAAAGCACACTGCTCATTATTGCCTCCGCCCTTctgaaattctctcttctctaggCTTTAAGAAAACTCTAGGTTCCTCTACGCCACTGACCATTTTTGTGTCTACTTCTCTTCTTAAACCCCTAAATATGGATTTCCTTAAGGTTCAATCTTTGgtcttctgctctttttttatCTTCAGAAAATGCACCCACTCTCTGGGTCTGACGACCTCTCCAGCACCATTACCTCCAGCACTGACCTTTGTCCTGAGTTGCAGCCCATGTTCTTACCACCATAAGAATATGTGGACAGCACCTTAAACTGACAATACTGAGATCATCTTCCCTCTACACTAACTAGCTTGTCTTTCATGTATAACATCCCTATTTTTATCCACAGTATGTTATTTTCCCAGTCATCAACATTTGAAGATGCGGAGTGAGTCAGTATTgattcttcattctgttccacATCTCCTGTCAAATCAATCATCtaatttttcctccaaaatgccctttcctttccatttcctctaCCATAATCCAGCTCACCTCTTTtccaactccttttttttttttgaggaagattagccctgagttaacatcctccactaatcctcctctttttgctgaggaagactggccctgagctatcatccgtgcccatcttcctctactttatatgtgggatgctgccacagcatggcttgacaagtggtgtgtaggtctgcacccaggatccaaactggcaaaccccaggccactgaagtggaacacatgaacgtAACGGGTATGCCATTGGGCTAGCCCCCCAACTCACTTTTGAGTGACTGCAAATTTTGTGGTACCCCTTGttcttcctgtttattttctttttcttctgcattacTCATTCTAAAGCACAGCTCTGATTATGCTACTCTTCTCATCTTCCCTCTAGGCTAGAGAATTGAAATCCAAACTCCCTATCCAAGTATTCAGAGCCCTTTCGAGATGGCTGCACCTATCCTCCTGACTCATTCTTCTGTAGCCATGTCTTGACTATCATTCTCTCCACTGCAACCTActcccttttcctccctgcctcATTGCATCCCTTTTCACTTTAAGATCCCCTTTATGTCCCTCAATATCCACAACAATCACTTCATCCCACCTTACTCTTAGAAAGATCCTCCTGTTAAAATAAACGgatttttgggggctggccccatggctgagtggttaagttcgggcactccactttggcagcccagtgttttgcaggttcggatcctgggtgcagacatggcaccactcatcaggccatgttgaggcggcatcccacatgccacaaccagaaggacccacaactaatatacacaactatgtactggggggatttcgggagaaaaagcagaaaaaaaaagattggcaacagttgttagctcaggtgctatagattaattaattaattaattaatggatTTTTgaggctggtccagtggcatagtggttaagttctgcacactccactttggctggatcctgagtgcggatctagcaccacttgtcaagccatgctgtggtgtggtctcacataaaaaaatagagggagactggcagatgttagctcagtgacaatcttcctcaagcaaaaagaggaagattggcaacagatgttagctcagggccaagcttcctcacaaataaataaataaataaatggattttcAAAAATTGCGGTGATACACATTGCTACAGTCTTCAATTCTGAAAGAAATATAGACAATGCCCCATTTGGGAAATGAGCTTttccaaaaaagggaagaagtttCACTtacgttttttgtttgtttcttcaacGGTATTAACACTAGAGATTTTACATCCCCTCCCGTCTAGGCATGGTGCTCTCTATATAGCAACAGCTCCTCAATTAACGTCAagctttccttatttatttatttactgaacGCGATTGCATGAGCAAATTTACCCACAGAAGTACAATTTCGTCAGCCTACTAttaagttgttttttgttttttttttttaaatttccagaacTATAAACTTTGGAACCTGGCTATGTACAGGAATCATCAGGagagttaaaacaacaacaacaactcaGGCTTCACCCCAGAACAataaaatcagaatctttggagGTAGGATTTGGACTGTAGGACTTCTGAAAGCACCCGAGGGGATTACAATGTGTAGCCTaaattaagaaccactgctccagatTAAACTTCCCATTTTAGcgaagaggaaagtgaggcccaggcccagctaACCTGACCACCTGAAGACACACAGTTAATTCCCAACAAGGACAGGGCCACATTAAAGCctcaggatatctttccattgtCCTTTCCACATTACCGCTGCCTGAAACACATTTCTAGGCTAGTtgaatagctttttttttttttttaatttttttttttttaaagattttactttttcctttttctccccaaagccccccggtacatagttgtatattcttcgttgtgggtccttctagttgtggcatgtggaacgctgcctcagcgtggtttgatgagcagtgtcatgtccgcgcccaggattcgaaccaatgaaacactgggccgcctgcagcggagcgcgcgaacttaaccactcggccacggggccagccccaagttgaATAGCTTTTTAATCCCATGGACgtctttaatcttcacaatgaagTGAATTAGTAACGGCAAAATTGACtggatttaaaaatgtaaaattagaagCATCACTTTTCATTTTGGGATGCCTCCCAAAAATTCCTATTCAGAATTGTTCTGAGATGGTCTGATGGGTGTAGTTCAACCGTCCAAGACGTGAAACGCAAAAGCCCATTCTAATCAACCAGAAAAACAACCTCGTGGGAAAGCTGAGCTAATCTCTGAAATTCTCCCTAGCACTAACATTTTATAAGTTATGATTGTGCTTAAATGTATTGTTCTCCATGTCTCACACAGTCTCTTGCACACATTCGCTAGGTGAATAAATGTATGAACGGATGTAAGGAGGCATGGAAGCTAGGGGACGCACTGAAAGCCAGGTCACAGTATCTTTCCTGACGAATGACACCTAAGTTGCCCCAATCAGAACCTGACAGTCATGCTGGCCTCCTCTCcgcctccctccatcccctcatCTAACAGGAGAAGAAGAGTACAGCTCTGGGTCCTCTCTCACATGTTCACCTTCCTTCACCTCTAGCTCAGGCCTTCACCATCTCCCACCCGGACCTCTAATATAGAGCAAATAAACTTCCCATGGCCACACTCCCCCTTTCAATCTACTCTCTAGTCATCTTCTAGAACACAAACCTTGCCGCATCACTCTCCTTAACTAGCAGAGCTTTCAAGTTGAGTTTAACTTTCTGCCTCTTGCTCCATGCATCCCACACTCCAGCCACTCCCAACTCTGCGACATCAGCTCTTTCCTATAgcgttccttctgcctggagggcCTTCCTCCCAGATCCACCTGAGCAAGCCCCAGCATCATTTAAGATGCTATGTAAATGACACTTGTCTGTGACCATTTCTTCCACCTTACATGGAACTAGGCCTCTCCCTTCTTGGGGTTTCCCAAGTATACACTGCTTTTATTACCCTTTCTAAAATCACGTTGTAACTGTCAgttcttgtctgtctccccagtaAGCTCCTCAATTATCCATTCATCAAGTACTTATTAAGTACCCTGACTGTCTGACCATCTCCCATGTACTGGGAATACAGCAGCGAAGGAAACAAGCCTCTGTTCTcgtggagctcacagtctagtaggggaaatggaaaatataaatatattttatagaaagtgTCAGGTAGCGATCAGTGATATGAAAAAGCAGGAAACATGCGTGCCATTATGCAAAAGGCGGTTGAAGAACTCCTCCTGTATTCTGTAATATTTGAGCACAAACCTGACAAAAGTGAAGGAAGAAGTCAtgccaagaaccaggaaaagatATCTAGGGCAGCAAAGTGTGATCCACGCAAAAGGATATGTAAGTGTGAAGGCCTCCTTGAAGACTTATTCACCTTTTCCTGCCCCATCGCTAAGCAGACCTTGGCAAAAGTCCAGTAAATATTGGATGAATTATTGCTAAGCTCATGGCCTAGTGACGATATCACTCTGCTTCACCTCTAGTGGGTCCCCTTTGCCTACATGAAAGACACCCAAACTCCAAAGAGCTCTGTACTCCCCTGCTGAGAACGACCTAACAAACAGTGGTCTCAAATGCCACACCTCAACAATCCCCTCCCTCTGTATTCTTACAGCACCTAGGTTTTACTTCCTCTGTGGGACATACTCCCTATTGCTTTATATTGCAAATATCCGTGTAGAGATATCATCTTCCTTCAAATTCTTGAGAACCCAGATCACGACTTTGATTTTGCACAATTCTGTTCTTCACAGATCATCTAGCTCAGGGACTTCCACACAAGAACAGCCCTCAACAGAGTGACTGGATAAATTCAAACTAGATtaggaaaatattcagaaaggCTAGCTCCCCACCAAAGGCTTTAGGAGTGCAGAGGAGCAGAGTACAACTCTCCTTCTAGGAAGGCTGTCACAATAAGGGTTTTCATAATTATCTTTTATAATGCAGTCTCATgggtcttttatattttttcctggcTGAGTAGGGAGGTTAGTCAAGTTCTCAAGGGAATTTCTGAAGCCTTAATAGATGTTTCAATAGCtgggaagggtggggtggggactaGGACCTGGCGTTCATAGCGGAGGTGATTTCTGTGGCTGGTGGGGCCACACCCAGTCGTTATCCAATTTTCCTGTCCTCACAAAGTGCGGCTGCCTCCACCTTTCCTTAGTTGAGCCTTTCTACCaactttctctgctctcttccaaGAGCGGACAAAGTAACCAAAAAAATGGACAATGGGGGAAGGAATACAGAAGTTAATtatttagaagagaagaaaatccttACTAACAACCCCTCTTCCCACGATACAGGGGGAAAGCTCCAGCAGTTAAGAAAACATGCTGAACAGCCTGCCCTTAGCTGCCAGTCTGCGGCAGTGACTCGTGCCTGAACCAATCACATAGTCACCAGATTTGAAAATCTACCACGAGGAAGAGCATAAATTCCCTTCTAACTCACTGCAAACGGTCCCAGGAAGAGGAGACTAGGTAAGATGTGGAACCGacgattttaaaagattttgaaggGACCAGGAAAAGGGAGGTAAAGCTCTGTCCCAACACCCCTCAATCCAGAGCGCTTTAATGAATCTCCATCCCTGACTTCCCCCACCTTCTCCATGTGCCCCTTTAACTACCCTCTACGCTCTCCATCTCCGCGCAGGCCATCCATTGCTTGCTCTGTTACCTGTTCACTAAGTCTCCAGGCTCGGGCAAAAGTGTGCAGCCGAAGAGCCGGCCGGCACAGAAGGGGTGCGGACCGAAGGCGCCGGCACCCGAGCGCTGGTTCCACCTCTGAAGATATGCGCTCCGCCCTCCACGCGGCCTCCGAGCCGCGCTAGAATCCCAGCTAGTTAGCCCCGCCCCCTAGCTAGGCCCCGCCCTCTGGGCAGAGAGCTTTTTAGCCCTCGGCAGACGCCGTAGTCGTCCCACAGGCTCGGCCCGACTCTTTCTGCGCTGGCTGACAGTGTACATCGCGGTGCGCGGTCGGTGGGCGGATCTGGCGCCTCCCACGCCTGACTCCCGGCCTCTGCAGTCAGACCCCCGAGGCAGAGAGAGTGTCGCTTTCTCTGTCTTCAGACTCCTGCAGTGGCCCCTGAGTTAATGCTCCCTCTTGCGATTGCTCCAGCGCCCGGGTGCAGGCCGAGCAGCCCCTGTTTTCTGCGGACCAGGCGGGTGGGTGCGCGTCCTTCCTCCTCCTCGTTCTCCCCCCGCACTCCCGCAGCCCCCGCCCCCTCGCGCCGCGTCTCCTCCCCGGCTGCGGGCAGACCGCTCCACACCGCCGCAGCGCATCGCGTGTGGACGGCCTACGAGAGGCACACACGCCCACATCCACTCCGCCACCGCTGCCCAGCATGTCGGCGCTCGAGTGGTACGCCCACAAGTCCCTGGGCGACGGCATCTTCTGGATTCAGGAACGCTTCTATGAGTCGGGCAACCGTGCCAACATCTGGCTGGTGCGCGGCTCCGAGCAGGACGTGGTGATCGACACGGGCCTGGGGCTGCGCAGCCTCCCGGAGTACCTGTACTCCTCCGGCCTCTTGCAGGACCGCGGGGCCAAAGAGGACTCGGCGTGCCGGCCGCTGCTGGCCGTGGCCACCCACGTGCACTTCGACCACTCCGGCGGCCTGTACCAGTTCGACCGGGTGGCGGTGCACCACGCCGAGGCCGAGGCGCTGGCTCGCGGGGACAACTTTGAGACCGTGACCTGGCTGTCGGATAGTGAGGTGGTGCGGGCGCCCAGCCCTGGCTGGAGGGCCAGGCAGTTCCGAGTGCAGGCGGTGCAGCCCACCCTCATCCTGCAGGATGGTAATGGGCCCTCACGGGCGCGCGCTCTCTCATTAAGGGAGGTGATTGGGGAGAAACCTGTCCGAGGGATGCATGTTGTAGACGTCCGTGGCTGCAAGGGGCTTGTTTTGTTACCTTCTAGAAACAGCACTTCTGTTTCTCCCTTCCCCGAGTCAAAGCCCACTCGACTGGAGCCAAGGCTATGCAGCCTTCCCTACCCAAGACTAGCTCTGGCACAGTGTAGCAATGCCGCGTACTCGAGTGAAAGCTGGCCCCACCCCCTAGTCAGTTTCTTGGGTAAGGTACAGTAGTAACACTACAGAGACTTGTGACTAGGTATTTCCCGTTCTTTTCCCGAAAACCTGCCTGACATTTCCAGGCGCTTTTCTAGCGAACCGACTTTTA
The nucleotide sequence above comes from Equus przewalskii isolate Varuska chromosome 13, EquPr2, whole genome shotgun sequence. Encoded proteins:
- the MBLAC2 gene encoding acyl-coenzyme A thioesterase MBLAC2, yielding MSALEWYAHKSLGDGIFWIQERFYESGNRANIWLVRGSEQDVVIDTGLGLRSLPEYLYSSGLLQDRGAKEDSACRPLLAVATHVHFDHSGGLYQFDRVAVHHAEAEALARGDNFETVTWLSDSEVVRAPSPGWRARQFRVQAVQPTLILQDGDVINLGDRQLTVMHMPGHSRGSICLHDKDRKILFSGDVVYDGSLIDWLPYSRISDYVGTCERLIELVDRGLVEKVLPGHFNTFGAERLFRLASNYISKAGICHKVSTFAMRSLASLALRVTNSRTSP